The Arachis hypogaea cultivar Tifrunner chromosome 16, arahy.Tifrunner.gnm2.J5K5, whole genome shotgun sequence genome contains a region encoding:
- the LOC112754846 gene encoding hydroxycinnamoyl-CoA:piscidic acid hydroxycinnamoyltransferase: protein MVSIQSHHTIIPSNPTPNEKLFSLCEQIKLRTHAPLLYAYNKSTVNNDVLVGTFTTSLSKALSIYYPLAGRLSLIDGSRWEIICNAKGALLIEAVCNGKSMHDFCGDDFVPTGLVSQLIPNIDYGTPVSETPLLAVQITRFNCGGFTIGVALCRAAIDGTATMRFMNTWAKLAKGESLDPYDQFPCYDPSLLNSRTLMHNSKKVLNDHSEEIFGTPPPWLGTLRKDSRVVVEVVKLTKEQVKKLKMKAAINNGKTPFSSFEVISGLLWRCVTKARYQGNGDQPTRLITLVNCRNRLKPPLPNAYAGNAVFPTVTTTCSFTYLMQNPLSSAVEKVKEAIAQVDDEFVRNALVYIGNAKDMDLVRYNIHYPAKSVHKGGFKGNPNLFVVSWMNFSYNEANFGFGEPVHFGPGFMDSEGKAFITNNASGDGFNVAIALDSSHIDAFKKFFFGEIEEVFPISKL from the coding sequence atgGTGAGCATTCAATCTCATCACACAATCATTCCTTCCAATCCAACCCCAAACGAAAAACTATTTTCCCTCTGCGAGCAAATCAAGCTTCGCACTCACGCTCCTCTTCTCTATGCATATAACAAATCGACTGTCAATAACGATGTCCTTGTTGGCACCTTCACCACCTCTCTCAGCAAGGCTTTGTCAATCTACTACCCGCTGGCGGGTAGGTTGAGCTTAATCGACGGTTCGAGATGGGAGATCATTTGCAACGCCAAAGGAGCGTTGCTAATCGAAGCTGTTTGCAACGGGAAGAGCATGCACGATTTCTGTGGTGACGATTTTGTCCCTACCGGTTTAGTTTCGCAGCTAATTCCAAACATTGATTATGGTACTCCCGTTTCCGAGACGCCTCTTTTGGCGGTGCAAATCACGCGCTTTAATTGCGGCGGTTTCACCATCGGTGTCGCCCTGTGTCGTGCCGCCATTGATGGAACAGCAACCATGCGATTCATGAACACGTGGGCTAAGTTAGCCAAAGGAGAATCTTTGGATCCATATGATCAATTCCCATGCTATGATCCAAGTTTGTTAAACTCACGCACTTTGATGCATAATTCGAAGAAGGTTTTGAATGATCATTCAGAAGAAATATTCGGAACTCCACCTCCATGGTTAGGTACATTGAGAAAAGACTCCAGAGTTGTCGTTGAAGTTGTCAAACTCACAAAAGAACAGGTCAAGAAACTCAAAATGAAAGCCGCAATTAATAACGGTAAGACTCCGTTTTCGAGTTTCGAGGTCATTTCGGGGCTTTTATGGAGGTGTGTCACCAAAGCGCGATACCAAGGAAATGGTGACCAACCAACAAGGTTGATCACTTTGGTTAATTGTCGTAACCGTCTGAAACCACCACTTCCTAATGCTTACGCAGGAAATGCAGTATTTCCGACGGTTACAACAACTTGTTCCTTCACTTACCTAATGCAAAATCCTCTGAGTTCTGCAGTAGAAAAAGTGAAGGAGGCGATAGCGCAGGTGGACGACGAGTTCGTGAGAAATGCACTTGTTTATATTGGTAATGCTAAGGACATGGATTTGGTGAGGTATAACATTCACTACCCGGCGAAGAGTGTGCATAAGGGAGGGTTCAAGGGTAACCCAAACCTGTTTGTTGTGAGTTGGATGAATTTCTCGTATAATGAAGCGAATTTCGGGTTCGGGGAACCGGTTCATTTTGGACCCGGGTTCATGGATTCTGAAGGGAAGGCTTTCATCACGAACAATGCTAGTGGTGATGGATTCAATGTGGCTATTGCTTTGGACTCATCTCACATCGATGCTTTCAAGAAATTCTTTTTTGGCGAAATTGAAGAGGTGTTTCCTATTTCCAAATTGTGA